The window AGGAAAGAATATTGTGACAGGAGAAAAGATGACAACTGGTGAAAGGGTTAAAGCTGGGTTATCTGTTTTCTCTAATGTTGCACCAAAAGGACTTAATTATTATAGTAAAATTCGTTAATGAATGGTTGTATTACATTCAAACGATAGTTTTTAAGTTAATTGTTTCTTTATTAAAAAGCTGCTACATTACAGTTATAAACTGTTTATAGCAGTTTTTTTTATTATTAAGATATTTTGTAATATTGATTAGTAGATTTATGAAAGGTAAATGGAAAGAAATAAAGCATGAATCATAGAATTGAAAAGGAGTTTTTATATGACTGAACATAATCATCCACAAAGAAAACAGATTATAAATAGAATAGCTAGAATAGGTGGTAATGCTAATGAAATTACAGAATTTATTAATTAATTATCGTACATATTTTTATTTAGTACAAAAAGAAAAAAGCCGCTATTATTTAGTATAATAATAGCGGTTGTATTTGTATTTTTGTTAATCACATATAAAATGTCGCCAAAACATAGATTTATAGCCATCAAAGTAGAATGGCTGATTACATTTACACATTGAACCTAAACTCAACAACATCTCCATCTTTCATTACGTAATCCTTACCCTCAAGTCTAAGTAATCCTTTATCTTTTGCTACTGCAAGAGAACCACATTCTACCAAGTCTTCATATGTGATAATTGCTGCTTTTATAAAGCCTTTTTCAAAGTCTGTGTGTATTCTTCCTGCTGCTTGTGGTGCTTTCCAGCCTTCTTTGATTGTCCATGCTCTTACTTCTTTTTCTCCCGCTGTCAAGAAAGAGATTAAGCCTAAAAGCTTATAGCTTGATTTTATCAATTTATCTAAACCTGATTCTTTTAAGCCAAGCTCTTCTAAGAACATTTCTTTTTCTTCTTGGTCAAGTTCTGATATTTCTGCTTCTACTTTACCACAAATTGTGATAACTTCTGAACCTTCTTTTTTTGCATATTCTAATAATGAAGTTAAGTGATTATTCTCTTTTTCATTGACTATATCTTCTTCTGATATATTTGCTGCATAAAGTACAGGTTTATTTGTCAAGAAGTTATATATTTTGTTGTATTTTATTTCTTCCTCTGTAAATTCTACACTTCTTACTGGTTTACTATTTTCTAAAGCTTCTAAAGCTTTTTTTAAATACTCTAATTCTTTTAATAATACTTTATCTGATTTTGCTTGTTTTTCAACTCTTGATATTCTCTTTGTAACCATGTCAAGATCAGCTAGTATCAATTCTAAATCAATTATTTCAATATCACGAATCGGATCTATATTGCCTTCAACGTGTGTTATGTTTTCATCTTCAAAACAACGCACAACATGAACTATAGCTTCAACTTCTCTAATGTGGGATAAGAATTTATTTCCTAAACCTTCACCTTTACTAGCTCCTCTAACTAAACCTGCTATATCAAAAAATTCTATAGCTGTAGGTACTTTTTTGTGAGATGAGTACATTTTTTCTAATACATCTAATCTTTCATCAGGTACAGAAACAACTCCTACATTTGGTTCTATTGTACAAAATGGATAGTTTGCAGATTCCGCACCAGCTGATGTTATTGCGTTAAATAAAGTACTTTTGCCGACATTTGGCAGTCCTACTATTCCTAATTTCATTTATATCTTCCTTTCAATTATAATCAATAACCAACACTAGACTAAATTATACATTATACTGCCAATTATATCAACTATGACAAGTTATTTTAAGCTAATATATTTGGTGCACATGCTTACTTCAAGAAAGGAACTAAGTAGAAGTTTCGTATTAATCAACCTTCTTTTTTCTTAATCTCTAAAGTATATCAAGTAGTCAATGATGAAATTTTTCATGTATGTTGTAATGAAGTTAATCCTTTATCTTATCTATTAACTTATACTTAACATACAGTTAACATTCACACAACAAAATTAACATAAATGGTTGTTATAATTTAGCTGTAATCAAATTACGATTAAAGGAGATGTTATATTTGAAAAAAATAGTAATAGCATTAATTTTAGTAATTACATTAACTACCTTAATAGGATGTAATCAAGACAAATCTTCTGATAGTGATGCTAAGACTTCGACGGTTAATGTTGTAGGATCGACATCTGTTACACCAATAGCTACTAAACTGGCTGAAGAATTTGCAAAAAAGAATGAAAATATAAAAGTAGATGTACAAGGTGTAGGGTCTACTCCTGGTGTAAAAGCTGCAAATGATGGCACAGCTGATATCGGTATGGCTTCAAGAAGTTTAAAGCCAGGTGAAAAAGAATGGAATCTTACAGAACATGTTATTGCTTATGATGGTATAGTTATTGCAATTCATCCTAATAACAGTATTACTGATATAGATTTAGAAACTGCTAAGAAAATTTTTAGTGGTGAAATAAAAAATTGGGAAGAAATTGGCGGCAAAGATGAAGAAATCTTAGTTGTAAGTAGAGAATCAGGCTCTGGTACTAGAGGTGCATTTGAAGATATATTAAAGCTTTATGAAAAAAATAGTGATGGCAAAAAAATTAGTATAGTTACAAAAGATGCTCTTATAGCTGATAGTAATGGTGCGGTAATGGCTAACATTTCTAAGAAAGAAAATGCTATAGGGTATTTATCACTTTCATATTTAAATGATTCCATTAAAGACCTTAAAATAAATGGAGTAGAAGCAAGTGTTCAAAACATTTTAGATAATAAATATAAGATATCAAGACCATTCCTATTTGTTACAAAAGGAGATATTAGTGAAGGCGGGAAAGAATATTTAGATTTTGTTTTAAGTGATGAGGGTCAAAAAATAGTTGGTGAAAAATTGATACCAATTAAATAACCCTGATTATTCATATAACTCCCGATAATATGCTGTATAGTTCTGAATTAGAAGATTTCAGTGATTTCGAAGGCATACCGAGTTGGTATGTCGAGAATTTAATGGATTTCTTATAACAACGAAGGCAATTACGTAGTAATTGCAACACACCGTTTCAACAAGGTACAAGATTGCGCACCGCCTGTTAAATATAATCGATACCGCTACCTATAGAGGTGAGGGACATCTTGCACCTTGTTATAATCAGAAGAATGCAATATAGTATTTAATTTTCTATGAATAATCTGGGATTAATAAATATGTATGGCATGTTCCCCCTCATGCCATACAATAAATTTTTCTAGGAGGTATAAATGAAAACAGCAGAAGTTAAATTAGAACCTACATTTATTTATGATAATAATAAAAAGGTTGAGTTAAATATTAAGAGATTTACAGAAAAAATAGTTGAAAAGATTTTTTTTATTAGCGCTTGTATTTCAATTGTAAGTGTTTTTACAATATTGTTTTTTATATTTCTTAAGGGAGGACCTGCAATTCTAAAAGTGGGTGTCAGAGACTTTTTGACTGGTTCAGAGTGGATTCCTGAAGCTGATATATACGGTATTAAGCCAATGCTTATAGCGTCTGTTTATGCTACTTTAGGAGCTACAATTATAAGTGTACCTATTGGAGTTTTAACTGCAGTATTCTTGGCTGAAATAGCTCCTAAGTCTATTGCTAAAATAGTAAAACCTGCTGTTGAGCTATTAGCTGGTATACCATCTGTTATATATGGTTTTTTTGGTCTTCTTGTTATAGTACCTTTAATTCATAAACACATAGGAGGAGCAGGTAATAGTTTGTTAGCAACTATTATTATTTTAGGCATAATGATATTACCAACAATAATTAATATATCTGAAAATGCTTTGCGCTCACTTCCAAAGGAGTATAAAGAAGGCTCTCTTGCCTTAGGAAGTTCACATATACAGACTATTTTTAAAGTTCTAATACCAGCTGCTAAATCTGGAATTTTTACTTCAATAGTACTTGGTATAGGTAGAGCAGTAGGAGAAACAATGGCTGTTATTCTTGTGTCAGGAAATACACCTATGATACCCCATGCTCTTACGGATAGAGTTAGAACAATGACAGCAAACATAGCAATAGAAATGGGATATGCTTATGGATTGCATCAAGAGATGTTGTTTGCTACAGGTGTTGTTTTGTTAGTATTTATTATGATTTTAAATTTAGTATTGAATAAGGTAACAAATAAGGCGGGTGTTTAACTTGGATAAAAGACAATTAAATGAAAAGATAATGAAAGCATTAATATGGTTAAGTGCTGCTGTAACTGTTGGTATTTTAATTTGGATTATTGGATATGTTGTAATAAATGGAATTACAGAAATAAATATAAAGGAGCTGTTATCTCAGATTTTAATAACATTATATATAATATTTCTTACTATTATTGTTTCAGCGCCTATAGGAATTTTGTCAGCTATTTATTTGGTTGAGTATGCAAAGAAAGGCAAATTTGTTAGATTAATAAGGTTTGCTACGGAATGTTTAGCATCAATACCTTCTATCATATTTGGACTTTTTGGAATGATTCTGTTTGTAGTTATTTTAGGTTTTGGTTGGTCTATT is drawn from Abyssisolibacter fermentans and contains these coding sequences:
- the ychF gene encoding redox-regulated ATPase YchF; this translates as MKLGIVGLPNVGKSTLFNAITSAGAESANYPFCTIEPNVGVVSVPDERLDVLEKMYSSHKKVPTAIEFFDIAGLVRGASKGEGLGNKFLSHIREVEAIVHVVRCFEDENITHVEGNIDPIRDIEIIDLELILADLDMVTKRISRVEKQAKSDKVLLKELEYLKKALEALENSKPVRSVEFTEEEIKYNKIYNFLTNKPVLYAANISEEDIVNEKENNHLTSLLEYAKKEGSEVITICGKVEAEISELDQEEKEMFLEELGLKESGLDKLIKSSYKLLGLISFLTAGEKEVRAWTIKEGWKAPQAAGRIHTDFEKGFIKAAIITYEDLVECGSLAVAKDKGLLRLEGKDYVMKDGDVVEFRFNV
- a CDS encoding phosphate ABC transporter substrate-binding protein — its product is MLYLKKIVIALILVITLTTLIGCNQDKSSDSDAKTSTVNVVGSTSVTPIATKLAEEFAKKNENIKVDVQGVGSTPGVKAANDGTADIGMASRSLKPGEKEWNLTEHVIAYDGIVIAIHPNNSITDIDLETAKKIFSGEIKNWEEIGGKDEEILVVSRESGSGTRGAFEDILKLYEKNSDGKKISIVTKDALIADSNGAVMANISKKENAIGYLSLSYLNDSIKDLKINGVEASVQNILDNKYKISRPFLFVTKGDISEGGKEYLDFVLSDEGQKIVGEKLIPIK
- the pstC gene encoding phosphate ABC transporter permease subunit PstC, with the protein product MKTAEVKLEPTFIYDNNKKVELNIKRFTEKIVEKIFFISACISIVSVFTILFFIFLKGGPAILKVGVRDFLTGSEWIPEADIYGIKPMLIASVYATLGATIISVPIGVLTAVFLAEIAPKSIAKIVKPAVELLAGIPSVIYGFFGLLVIVPLIHKHIGGAGNSLLATIIILGIMILPTIINISENALRSLPKEYKEGSLALGSSHIQTIFKVLIPAAKSGIFTSIVLGIGRAVGETMAVILVSGNTPMIPHALTDRVRTMTANIAIEMGYAYGLHQEMLFATGVVLLVFIMILNLVLNKVTNKAGV